GAGATTACATGCATCGATCAAGATTCGACCCACTTCATTCTGCAACCATACATGACTTGATTCAGCCATTCATATCCAATGCCAGTGTGGAAGATTTGTTGTTCCCTCTATCAATCTCAAAAGAGGCAACCCTCTCTCCTCCTTCCGCTTGAAGCTTGCAAGGAATCACCGACAGCACTAACAAGGTTTGATTCATACAGCCCAGACCAACATGAAAAGTATAACATTAAGTTTCTTGCCATAGTTTGGCTCGATTGATTCTATTCAACGTTAGGCTGTTGTTCTCCATCTCGGACAATGATAAGGCTCAATAGATAGATACCCTTCCCATCTTCTCCAACCAGGTGAGAGAAAAGCACGAGGCATTGCTGCTGTAGCTCATTTACAAAAAGCTTTATTCTTAGTCCTGAAACAACACTTTACATTTGATCATCATGTCATGCTTGCTATCTGGAATAGTCTGGTTCTCTCAACGTCAAGAGTTGTACACGCCGTTGCCTACTTGCGACAGCACACCAACAACGGGCAGAAAAGATGAGAGGCGTGTAGCGTCCGGACCACCTCGACCGGAGCAGGGAAGagatggtgagttgggttcagagttGGACGGAGGAATCCTTTCTTGACTGCACACATGGGTTTACGACCGTTCATAAAGGAGGTGGCGAAAAAGCTGCTTTGGATCGCTTTCCAAGGACGCACATAGGCAGCGACGCAGGCGGAAAACTATTAGGCGAATGAATAGTTAATTGGGCTTGAAATGAGATACTGTATACTTAAGTACAACATCACCCTACCTGCCTGTTTCGGAGTCTTCTTTTGTTGTCCACAGCTTCctctacttctctctctctctctccagagaCTCGTGCTTCTTTCCCTGTCATGGCTGCTCTAGCTTTTGCAGTTCTCATGTTGGCCATGATCGGTGGATCAGGTATGCTGTACTTCCTTTCGACACTCATCTCTAAGGAATTATTTAtaacattttttttccttttttgagaTCGGGACTTATATTCTGGCCTTTTGCTCtgtattttcttctctttcttgaaTATTTGGTGTCTTTGATGATGCTCCAAGATCTACGAGCTCTTTCCTCTACCATGGCCTTCTCTTAGAAGTTCTTCTTTGGGTTAAAAAAGGACGGAAAAGAATTCCACACTGTTTCTGTTTACTCTCGAAATTTCTCTGCTTTCTTAAAGAAAAATCTTTGGTTATTGAAGTTGTTGCAGCAAGATGTTAATCTCCAAAGAACACACAGATGCCTGGTTTCCTTTTGTTTTTAGCTATGCGGCCAAAAGGTGGCTTCTTTTGGTGATGGTAATATTTTCTCAGTTTCTGTAGAGAAGATTTCAGGTTGGACTATCATGATTTCTCAATCTTTTTGGAGGAGCGTTGTTGCGTCTCTCTCCCCATATTCCACAAATTAACATGGTAAATGATGATGACCTGACGGTCTTCTTTTGTGGTGGCAGAGGGTGCTTGGTGTATCTGTAAGCCTGAGCTGGGTGACACTGCTCTGCAGAAGACACTGGACTATGCTTGCGGAGCTGGGGCTGACTGCACCCCCATCCTCCAAAATGGAGCTTGTTACAGTCCCAACACAGTGAAAGACCATTGCTCGTATGCTGTGAACAGTTACTACCAGAGGAAGGGGCAGACACAACAGGCTTGTGATTTCTCAAGCACTGCTACTCTTACTACCACGGATCCTAGTGAGTTCCTAACCCTTGTAAACCTCTGTGCATGAACAACACCTTTGTCCATGTAAACTGGAGACTAATCTTGATGCAATTGCCTGTAGGTAAGAATGGTTGCACTTACCCTGCGACTCCcaggtatacatgtatatatatatgtctgaGTAAAGTATACATCCAACATCATGTTTGATCCCACTCGCTTCTCTTCCTCCCAGCGCTGCAGGCACAAGCAATTCTACACCAGCAACAAGCACCCCGGGCACAACCCCCGGCACCTTCACTCCAACCACCGGAGGACTGAGTGGATTAGGGCCCACGAGCAGCATTTCCACCGACAATATCAATGGTGGTTTCCTCCCAAAGGCAGGGATggattccctcctcctcctcctcctcctcctcctgattGCCATTTGCTCAGGGATGGGTTTGTTGGGTTGATGAACAGCTGTAGTGGAAGTCAGATGCTGAGTATTTATTGAGAGCTGATGGCTGTGCAAAAAGTTGGGTGATCCCGTTGTTGTAAAATGGTTTGATCCGGAGACATTTCTCATCTATTCCATGTTCCTTCTTTCCCAAGTGGACAGCAGAATCGATTCCATTTTGAGTGCTAGGGTGGATTCTTCTCGCTTCTCCTTCTCGTCTACCTTTTCTTCTCCTTCCATGTGAACCAGGGTGGCAGAAAGAAACTATACTACTTCACACATGCTTGCTCTGTTATTTCATCCTAATAATATCAAACGATGGAACGGAGGGAGAGCAGCTACATGAAGTGAAGCAGCACAAGAAGAGAAACCTCAAGCATCCCTATTTGTATGCAATTTTTAACCCGCTGCACCTCAAATCATTGAGCTCGTTGGTGTCGTATGGGAATGATtgattggttgtggaaagcttctTTGGGCGGAAGAAGGAAGACGTGGACGTGGACGTGGAGGTGGTTGCAATGTCAAGAGAGAAGACGAATGGCCAGGATGGATTGGCCATGCTGAGAATAATTAATACTGTCAATTCCCGGTGATACAGATGTGATTGACTAAACTTGGGCTTCAGCTCTTAAAGATAAGGCAACTTGAAAGGTTTAGTTGCTGGGCACAAGCAACATGACATGGATAGTTTCTTGTCGTGATTTCTCTCCCAAAACATTTCGTTGGAATAGAATACATATTTAGTACATATGAAAAGAAAATTGGGGATAATGTATCTTAAAAATTGTTTCTATAATTGTAATACCCCTAATTAGTCCCACGTTAAAAATGGACAGGATTAAGATCGACTTATAAGGATTATGTTGGGATTTAATGAGGATGTCAAACCTTTGAGTGGGATGATTGTAACACTTTTGATTATAAAGGTACGATGAGTGTATTACTACCaatcaaacaaagttgataggccagttaaccCATCAAACCCGGGTCATGACAAAAATAGTTTAGacgattttattaaaaaattaaaattttaagatgagtttagagaaaaaaaatccTAAGAATTTTCTAAATAGCATCcttgaataatttatttttttaaataaatattttgccCTCCTTAGTCATTATCATTCGTTTCGTCAATCACCCCTTTTTCATCGCACCGATGACCCCCCTTCGTTAGACCCATATAATAATGGAGGTTACGAGTGAAGGTGGGTCGCCTCCCCTCCTTCCTCATCGGTGGTCAACGACGAGGAAGGGGCACGAGGAGGCTACACCGCTCCTTTATACCCAGCGATGAAGGCTATGGACGAGGGCAAGTCATGTCCACTCCTTCCTTGCATGTGACCGATGGTAAAAGATATTGCAAGTGATACTGATAGCGATGGTTGCGAGGTCCAATGGGGTTTGGCAAAAAGACTCGCTAAAAAATAAGGATAGTTGGTGGGCAAAAGTAACGACGATTCTAATGAAGGTACCAGTAAAATGATCTTTTAATATGATTAGAgttatttttatgaaaaaattttaaagttAGGGTATTCTATGAAAAATTCTTAAATTCaaacattttttttcaaaaaattacccAACTTTTTATTCAACAAAGCCATGTCTTTATTGAAAAATTATTGATTTTATTCAAGTTTTAGCCTCCATTCAAAActgtttttttatttaattctttAAATCGGTTTACTAAATCGATTTGGTTCATTGAATTGATTCACTAAATCGACTAGACTCTAAATCGGTTATCCTTCTCTTTTAACgacgttcctttttttttttctccctcacCTTTTCAagctaaaaaaagaaagaagaaaaaattaaATTGAATTGGTCTTCGgtttaatcaaaattaatataaaaactaCCTAATAATCCTAAAAGTTCAAGGGTATATTTATCCATTCATGAAAATATTTTTGGATAAATTCTAAAGATTACTATTTACAACCCTAACTTTACCGTTTACAATCTTATTTTaacaaattttaatataaataaattgtCCCTTTATAAATGTGCCAATATTCTTCtattctttctcctctttttcttctattattttcgtCTCCTCCTTTTCATAATTATCATCTTCTTATTCTCCTCCTTTTCCTTAGACAACAAAGTCGAGAGGAATGACATAAgtaaaaaatcaatgacaataaCTTTCTCCTCTTTCGCACCTAGCAGAGTCGATGGTATAAGTGAAAGATCAATGACAAGTGGGTCAGTTGGGGTTGATGATCGGTGACAATGGTTTTCATTTCTTCTGTAACCAATAGAGCCAGTGATGATGTAAGTGAAAGATTGGTGGCAAGAGGGCAGGCTGCGGTTGATGGTCGATAAGGCTTTCTCTTATTCCGTAACTAGTGAAGCTGGTGATGTCATCAATAGAAGATCGACGATAGGCGAGGTAGGCTGGGGAAGACGATCACAACAATGACTTCTTCCTTTTGTAGCCAGTATAGCTAGCAGTGACGATATCAATGGAAGATTATCAGTAAATGGGTAAGCTCAAGGTGGCGATCGATCACAATGAGTAGTGATGGCAAGGTTGGGGGTGCTTCAATTTTcaggaagaaaaaagaagaagaagaagaaggttaaAATAAAATTAGAGAGGTTATGAGgagtaaattattattattattaatctaaGGGATAATTAATAGTAAGTATGTGGTTTTAAATAATAAGCTCTTAAATTCTCAATAGAAAGGTGTGTGCTCCGTTAAAACTAATTCATgagaactttatatatatatatatatatatatatatatatatatatatatataaatataattaaaaaaatcaattcGAATCGTTTTAGAGTAATGAGAAACTTGGATGCCAGTCATATATTTATATTGTCACATGGCAACTAAATAGATAACAAGTAACATAAAGAAATAAATGAAGCAAAATAGAAAAGAAATGAAGATTAACGTATATAAAGATGAAAATTATTTGACAATGTAATTATGAAAaatcatctttaaaaaaaaaaaaacgaccgAACACAATACCTTATTAAttattatgtttctttttgtaatTGGGTTCATATAAAAAGGCCAGAAATTGtagtgagaagacaacttttgaacGGATAAGTAGGCCCCAGAATCGTCCGCGAAGGAGACAGAACTTTATTGCTCGAATTATAGTGTTTGTACTTTATTGCTTAAGTTAAAAGATTTCTATTTTGTTCGTCTCCCTCCCTCTTTTGGTTTTACTTTTTTGCACCTATTGCCTATGTTTTCACCCAATTCTCATCACATTAATTTCAAGAACACTGAAAATAGTGtcaattaaagaagaagaaatataattatataataataattatttttttatacttaTGCTTTGCATGATCATTCTCTCATATCAGAGTCAAAGTCTCAATTAGGATGGTATAAGAGTTTGCAATCTGTTTTCATGACTTCATCGACCGTATAACAATAGAACATAAAGGGATTCGGTCCAATTACAGATACGACTTGGGTCACGAATGAGTACTCTGGTCGTGGAGGAAACGTGCTCGCCAACTCGCGCATCTTGACCGTCCAAACGCACGTTCTCGCATCGTCAGCCGTGGATCTGACCCGACCTATACTTGCTCTTAAAATACGAAAACCCTCATAAATAAACCACGTCATCGTTTTCCATGCTCCGACATCCAGCAAATATTTGGGGTTAAGGAATTAAGATGCCCTGCAATCGCGTTTGCAACGGTGTCTTGACAACTAATCGTATGTCGTCCACAATAACGACGTCCCGTCAACATTGACGTTTAGATAACGAAAATGAGTCGTCACCTAGCACGGCCATTTGTGCAGCAGATCCCGTGGTCAAGAAGCTCATCGCCTTAAAACACCCGAATTCGATCCCTGGCGACGTCCTGACTTGTTCGAGCTGCTTGATTCAGTACGGTTCTCGCTTGGCTCAATTCCAAGCATTCGAATGTCTATCTCTTGTTTTCGTCTTCTGGAAGCGTTATTGATTATTCGTCATTTCTCAGCTTCTTTTCTTTGGATTTTGGGTGAAATTTCGAGTCGGCGACTTGTTTTCTTCCTCCAGAACAGAATCTTTTTTTTGGTGTTTTGTGGGTTATTGATTTGATTCTGTAGATTCCTTCCCAGTCTCTGCGGAGTTGGTTGATGTGGATTGGCTAACATGTTccttaattttagatttttattgaaTATTATTTCTTCTCGAGGAATTATGGTCTCGGAAATGAATTGTATGTATATCTAATGGTTGTTTCGATATGATTTCGGGGGTTTCCCTTGTTGTTACTCGATGTTTCTTTGGGGGAAAAGATCTAATCTATGAGTTGTGTTACTTTATCAaaagatctaatctatgtttcttTGGTTTTGTGTGTTGAAAATTCATCATGAAACCTTCGTTTATTTGAGATTTGTTAGTTTACGACTTTCGGTGGTGGATATTTGATTCTGAGGTCTGGTTCTTGAAATATCTGCTTATTTATTGGCATGGTAATGGTTGAAAATTCGTCATGAAACCTTCGTTTATTTGAGATTTGTTAGTTTACGACTTTCGGCGGTGGATATTTGATTCTGAGGTCTGGTTCTTGAAATATCTGCTTATTTATTGGCATGGTAATGGTTAAAAATTCGTCATGAAACCTTCGTTTATTTGAGATTTGTTAGTTTACGACTTTCGGCGGTGGATATTTGATTCTGAGGTCTGGTTCTTGAAATATCTGCTTATTTATTGGCATGGTAATGGTTGAAAATTCATCATGAAACCTTCGTTTATTTGAGATTTGTTAGTTTACGACTTTCGGTGGTGGATATTTGATTCTGAGGTCTGGTTCTTGAAATATCTGCTTATTTATTGGCATGGTAATGGATGACTGCAGGAGTTTGCCCGCGATGAGGTCGCATGGCTTGATTCTGTTGGCGATTGTATTGGCCTTATATTGCTGTTCCACAACGGGGCACAACGGAGAACAGCCCCTTTCAAAAATTGCCATCCATAAGACTACATTGGCTACGACTGTCGCAGCTCGTATCAGAGCCTCTCCCTTGGTACTTGGGCTGCAGGTATGCCTTTAGAATTTGCATGAGTTTTTTTGGGAATTTTATGAATCCTCTGAGTTTACCATGAGCTTTACATTTGACTTGTGGTTTCATGTCTAAATAAACAAAACCACTTCGGACATTGGCATCCATCATATTGGGTTAAATTGTTAATGATGAATGGCCGTGTCAGATTTGAGCTGGCATCTAAACAAGTAGGGTTATATCAGATACTTTTGACAAGCTTTCTGCATATATGAAGGCAAGAGACAAATGCATCGTGATTGAATTGCTTAGTGGACGACTGGATCAAAGTTTTTACTTTTGGATCCGATTTCAGATACATTGGTAGACTGCATACAGGGGATGAAATGTGACTATATTACACAATCCTTCAAAACTTGGTGATTTGTTCCTAAATAATGCAACATTAACATAAAAACAGAAAATTGACAATCTCATGTAGCAAACTTTTGTGTCGCAAATAACCAACTGGTTGTAGTTCTTATGGGTctgaaaaaaaaacttataaaacATAACATTGTAGAATCAGGGaaagatattatatatttatagttttagtCTTGATTACATGGAATTCTTTATCATGTAACAGGGTCAAACTAGCAAGTGGGTAACTGTGAAATTCAGCCACCCAAATCCATCAAACGATGATTGGGTAGGGGTTTTCTCTCCTGCAAATTTCAGGTAATAGCATTTTCTGGATCATGTGTTGATTACTTGATTACTTACATGAACTTGGTTCCTGA
Above is a genomic segment from Musa acuminata AAA Group cultivar baxijiao chromosome BXJ3-4, Cavendish_Baxijiao_AAA, whole genome shotgun sequence containing:
- the LOC135581508 gene encoding PLASMODESMATA CALLOSE-BINDING PROTEIN 3-like; this encodes MAALAFAVLMLAMIGGSEGAWCICKPELGDTALQKTLDYACGAGADCTPILQNGACYSPNTVKDHCSYAVNSYYQRKGQTQQACDFSSTATLTTTDPSKNGCTYPATPSAAGTSNSTPATSTPGTTPGTFTPTTGGLSGLGPTSSISTDNINGGFLPKAGMDSLLLLLLLLLIAICSGMGLLG